One part of the Gossypium raimondii isolate GPD5lz chromosome 1, ASM2569854v1, whole genome shotgun sequence genome encodes these proteins:
- the LOC105787313 gene encoding dirigent protein 4 produces MKGSSIISWILVITSAISPIYTQYYSKTVPFVSNAEKVTNLHFFFHDTLSGKNPSAVLVAHGNITGNEKSAAPFSSVYAVDDPLTEGPEPTSEVIGNVQGLWVSSSKGMPTLMAFFDFGFTKGEFNGSSISVFSRNPISETERELAVVGGRGKFRMAKGVAKLKTYFLNVTTGDAIVEYNVTVNHY; encoded by the coding sequence ATGAAAGGATCATCCATCATCTCTTGGATTTTGGTCATCACCAGCGCCATCTCTCCAATTTATACCCAATACTATTCCAAGACGGTGCCATTTGTTTCCAATGCGGAGAAAGTAACCAATCTCCACTTCTTTTTCCACGACACTCTCTCTGGGAAAAATCCTTCAGCCGTCCTAGTAGCCCATGGCAACATCACCGGGAATGAAAAGTCAGCGGCACCATTCAGCAGCGTCTATGCCGTCGATGATCCCCTCACTGAAGGTCCGGAGCCGACTTCGGAGGTTATTGGTAATGTACAAGGGCTCTGGGTGTCATCCAGTAAAGGTATGCCCACCTTGATGGCTTTCTTTGATTTTGGCTTCACAAAGGGTGAGTTCAATGGAAGCTCCATTAGTGTGTTTTCAAGGAATCCAATATCGGAGACTGAACGTGAGCTTGCCGTGGTTGGAGGAAGAGGAAAATTCAGGATGGCTAAAGGGGTTGCAAAACTTAAGACCTACTTCCTTAATGTAACCACCGGGGATGCTATTGTTGAGTATAATGTCACTGTGAATCATTATTAA
- the LOC105787041 gene encoding uncharacterized protein LOC105787041: MQEQLAKIQQDMMDKMLESQRNMMTQLTQLFVGVMDKGKGPMANPGEEEPFYPPSRSGSNPGDNPTNPVILDFNEVAEKEKAKEELTKQLEDKCKWLEEKFKVIESVDSHHGIDAKDLSLVPDLLLPYKFKMPEFETLVGATSKWYNQLRCSMIGSWRDLAQAFMKQYSHVTDMTLDRITLQNMEKKSSESFRQYAQRWREIAIQASRKKTTILFINTLKVPFITHMLGSAIKSFSNIVMNGEMIENAIRNGKIDAGESNKRSALRKKKNEVNNTSTYNKGYSKSITVNQPRKVAAGQQRQESGTKQNTEKLQFTPISMTYRELYQSLFDAHVVSPFYLKPMQPPYPKWYDANAQCEYHAGIMRHSIENCTAFKKLVERLINMGIFKFDDPSNTENPLPNHIDDGINAMSEDMGRRIKIDIAEIKTPLRWVWNEMVKKGSTISNSGGSYEKMRNYYEFHHEVGHEIQKCNEFRALVQDLMDNNELESMLYLKKQLK, from the exons ATGCAAGAGCAACTGGCTAAGATCCAACAAGACATGATGGACAAAATGCTAGAATCTCAAAGAAACATGATGACTCAGTTGACCCAATTATTTGTTGGCGTAATGGATAAGGGAAAAGGCCCCATGGCCAATCCTGGGGAGGAGGAACCGTTCTATCCTCCAA GTAGATCAGGTTCAAACCCAGGAGATAACCCAACTAATCCCGTTATCCTCGATTTTAATGAAGTGgcagaaaaggaaaaagcaaaagaagaaTTGACAAAACAACTAGAGGACAAGTGTAAATGGCtagaggaaaaattcaaagtaatagaAAGTGTTGATAGTCATCATGGAATTGACGCTAAAGATCTAAGCTTGGTTCCAGACTTACTACTtccttacaagttcaaaatgccagaatttGAAAC CCTGGTGGGGGCAACATCGAAATGGTACAACCAATTGAGATGTTCCATGATTGGTTCGtggagggacctagcacaagcattcatgaagCAATATAGTCATGTAACTGATATGACTCTTGATAGAATTACTTTAcagaacatggagaagaaaTCGAGTGAgagttttaggcaatatgcacagagatggagggaaaTTGCCATTCAGGCTTCTAGAAAAAAAACTACGATACTCTTTATCAACACTTTAAAAGTCCCGTTCATCACACACATGCTAGGAAGCGCCATAAAAAGTTTTTCAAATATAGtcatgaatggcgaaatgatCGAGAATGCCATAAGAAATGGAAAGATAGATGCAGGAGAGAGTAACAAAAGGTCAGccttaaggaaaaagaaaaacgaggTGAACAACACAAGTACATATAATAAGGGTTACTCAAAATCAATTACTGTAAATCAGCCAAGAAAAGTGGCTGCTGGTCAACAAAGACAAGAATCCGGCACAAAGCAAAACACTGAAAAGCTCCAATTTACACCAATCTCAATGACGTATAGGGAGCTGTATCAAAGTTTATTCgatgcacatgttgtttcccctttttacttaaaaccaATGCAACccccgtaccccaaatggtacgatgCAAACGCCCAATGCGAATACCATGCAGGAATCATGAGGCACTCGATAGAAAACTGCACCGCTTTTAAAAAGCTAGTCGAAAGGCTCATCAATATGGGCATTTTCAAATTCGATGACCCATCTAATAcagaaaatccgttacccaatcataTTGATGATGGGATAAACGCGATGAGTGAAGATATGGGGAGAAGAATCAAGATAGACATTGCAGAAATAAAAACTCCTTTGAGATGGGTCTGGAATGAGATGGTAAAAAAGGGGTCAACCATTTCGAATTCAGGAGGAAGTTACGAAAAGATGAGGAACTACTATGAGTTCCATCATGAAGTGGGGCACGAGATTCAAAAGTGCAATGAATTTAGAGCCTTGGTGCAAGACCTAATGGATAATAACGAACTAGAATCAATGCTATATCTGAAGAAGCAACTGAAGTAG